The sequence TCCTGTGCAAGCGATCCATCTCGGCGACCCTGCACGGCGGCGACGCGCTCGGGTCGGCGAGCCTGGCCAAGAGCGTTTGGGCCGAGCTCGGTCAGGATCTCGCGGCGCTGGCGTACGACGTCCTCGGCTCGGATCCCTCTGGTCAGCGATGGATCGACCGTCGGCTGTCGTCCCGCTCGTTGACGATCGCGGGCGGCACGACGCAGATCAACAAGGGCATCACCGCCACCCGCGTCCTCGGGTTGCCGCGCAAATGAATCTCGAACTCACCGACGAGCAGCTCGCGCTGCGCGACACCGTGCGGCAGTACCTCGCCGAGAAGGCAAGTGTGCCAGGACATGTACGCCCCATGCTCGATGACCCGACGGGCAGCACCGACGATGTCTGGCACGGGCTGGCGAGGCTGGGCGCGACGGGTGTGCTCGTCCCCCACGAGCACGGGGGCGCGGGCATGACGATGGTGGACGCCGGCGTCGTCGCCGAGGAGCTGGGCGCGGCGCTGTACCCCGGGCCGTGGTTGTCGAGTGCCGTCGCCGCAACCCGTGCGCTGACGCGGACCGGCGCCGGCGGCGAGCTGCTGGCCGGAATCGCCGACGGTACAGTCGTCGCCACGGTCGGCGGGGTGACCGGGTCGCGGCCTTCTGCCGATCGTAGGACTCTGCACGGCGAGCTGACTGCCGTGCCTGATGTCGCCGCGGCGACGGTCTTGTTGGTGTTCGCAGACGGGGCGGACGGCCCCGCACTCTATTCCGTCGACCCCGCCTCGCGCGGTGTCACCGTGTCGGCACGAGCCCACGTCGACCCGACGCGAAAGCTGTTCGACGTCACGCTCGACGGCGTGGCCGCGCGCCGGTTGGCCGATGCACCCGCCGATGCGGTCGAAGCGCTCGTCGACGACATCCTCATCGCCCTGGCCGCCGATGCGGTCGGTGTCGCGAACGCGGTGATGCAGCTGGCCGTCGATTACGCAAAGGTGCGAAAGCAATTCGACCAGCCGATCGGCAGCTTTCAGGCCGTCCAGCATCTGTGCGTCGACATGTACGAGTCGGTCGAACTCGCTCGCAGCGGCGTCATCCACGCGTTGTGGGCGGCCGACTGCGCCGAGCCGGCCGAGCGACACCTCGCCGCGATACGCGCCAAAGCCTTCGCGGGCCGGCTGGCCGCCGTCGGAGACACCGCGATCCAGGTGTTCGGCGGCATCGGCTTCACCTGGGAGCACGACGCCCACCTGTATCTCAAGCGCCTGCTCGGCTGGAGCGCTTTGTTCGGCCCACCCGACCGCTACCTGGAAGAGGTCGGCGCGATTCTCGCCAGTCAACTCGACCGAAAGGTATTGCTATGAGCCAGGTTCTGAGCGGCGTACGTGTCGTCGAGCTCGCCTCGTGGACCTACGTGCCGTCTGCGGGTGCCGCGCTGGCCGATTGGGGCGCCGACGTCATCAAGGTGGAGGACGTCAACGCGGGTGACCCGGGACGCGCACTGGTGATCGGCGGCTTCACCCGCCAGAACGCCCGCGCCGACGTCGACTTCATTCTCGAGATCGGCAACCGCGGCAAACGCAGCGTCGGCATCGACATCAAGACCGACACGGGCCGCGAGCTGTTCGGTCGGCTGCTGGCCACCGCCGATGTGTTCCTGACCAACTGGCGTCCCGGCGCGCTGGAGCGGGCACGGCTGACGGTCGACGACATCCGCTCGTTCAATCCGAACATCATCATCGCCCGCGGCACCGGCGCCGGTGTACGCGGACCGGACCGCGAGAAGGGCGGCTTCGACGCCGCGACCTACCTGTCGCGCGGCGGAGTGTCCTACACCATGACACCGTTCGGCACCGAGACGCCCGCCGTGCAGGGGCCGGGGTTCGGCGACCTGCAGGGCGGGATCACACTCGCAGGCGGTGTCTGCGCCGCACTGTTCCGCCGCGAACGCACCGGCGAGCCGTCCGTCGTCGATTCGTCATTGCTGGCCCAGGCGATGTGGACGATCGCCCCGTCGATCTCGGTCGCCGACCTGTTCGGCATCGACGGGATCCCCGGTGCACCACCGGGACTGGCGATCAACCCGCTGGTGAATCGCTACAAGACCCGCGATGGCAGGTGGCTGCAGATGGTGTTCCTGCAGCCGGACCGGTTCTGGGCGGGATTCTGCGAGCGGATCGGCCTGCCCGAGCTGGCCACCGACGAGCGCTTCGTCCCGTCGAGCAATCTCATCGCCAATGCCGAGGAGGCGTGCAAGCTCGTCGGCGAGAGGCTCGCCAGCGAGGATCTCGATTACTGGCGCGAGGCACTTGCCGACGAGCCGGGGGTGTGGGCGGCGCTGGCGACGCCGAAGGAGACGCTCAACGACCCGCAGGTGATTCCGAACGGCTACGTCATCCCCAACGTCGACGACCACGGTGTCGAGTATCAGATCGTCGCCGCACCAGTACAATTCGACGAGACACCTCCGCGTGCGGCCCGTGCTCCAGAACATGGACAGCACACCGAGGAGATCCTGCTGGAGCTCGACCTCGACTGGGATGACATCTCGGCGGCCAAGGACAGCGGCGCGATTCTGTAGAGGAGGTACGCCAATGACGTTGGAGCGGCGCGAGCTGGAGTCGGTGATCTATGAGCGTGAGCCGCCGATCGCCCGGATCATCCTCAACCGTCCGGACAAGGCGAACACGAAGGATGCCAGTCTGGTGCAGGAAGTCGACGCCTGCCTTCGTGAAGCCGACCGCGACAAAGGAATCAAGGTCGTGATTCTCAAGGCGAACGGCAAGGGCTTCTGCGGCGGTCACGTCGCCAGGTGGGGACCCGACGAGAATCCCTACCCCGACTTCGGCGACACGTTCGAGGATCTGTACAAGGGCACGGCCGACCTGTTCCTGTGGCCGACGTTGTACCTGTGGGAGTTCCCCAAGCCGACAATCAGCCAGATCCACGGCTATTGCATGGGCGGTGGAATCTATCTCGGGCTCCTGACGGATTTCTGCGTCGCGTCCGAGGATGCGTACTTCCAAATGCCGCTTGCGCAGAGCCTCGGCGAGCCCGGCGGACACACGATGATCGAACCGTGGTTGCTGATGAACTGGCACCGCACGATGGACTGGCTGCTCCTGGCCCCGACGCTGTCCGCACAGGAGGCGCTGGAATGGGGTCTGCTCAACAAGGTCGTGCCGCGCGATGAGCTCGAGGACACCGTCGAGGAGATGGCACGAAAGGTCTCCCAGATCCCGCTCACCACGCTGATGGCGGTGAAGAGCAACGTCAAGCGTGCCTATGAGCTGATGGGTATGCGCGTGCACCTGCAGATGAGCCACGTCATGACGAACATGGTCGGGGCGGCGTCGGATGTTCAGGAGCGGCGAGCCGAGCTCATCCAGTCAGGCTTGAAGCCAAAGGATTTCATCGAGCGCGAGCAGGAAACCTAGCGAGCCGCGGCGTGCAGCGCGGCCACATAGCCGAACACCATTGTGTTGGCGATGCTGCCACCCGCGCCCAGATAGTTACGTCCCATCACGGTCGCGGTGATGTTGCCCGTCGCATAAAGGCCGTCGATCACCTCGTCGCGTTCGTTGAGCACCTGAGCGTGCTCATTGGTGATCAGCCCACCGCAGGTGCCGACATCGGCGGGAAACACGCGCGTCGCGTAGTACGGCGCCTTGTCGAGCGGACCGACCGCCGCATTGGGCTTGAACCCAGGATCGCCAAGGCAGTGGTTGTAGGCCGACTGACCCCGGCCGAAATCGGGATCCTGTCCCTGCAACGCAAACTCGTTGAAACGCTTGACCGTTTCCTCCAGCGCATCGGGTGAGACATCGATCTGTCGCGCGAGGTCGGCAACCGTCTCGGCACGCTTGACGGCACCCTGCTCGATCAGCGCCGGAGACAGCGTGCGCTTCTTCAGCGGGTTGGCACCCGAGACGTACCGGCTCACGTAACCCTCGTCGAAGACCTGCCAGCACGGCACCGCCTTGTTCGCATACATCGCCTTGCCGACCTCGACGTAGGAATTCGACTCGTTGCAAAACCGCTTGCCCGACCCGTCGACGTAGATCGCACCCGGGCGCTGCCGTCCCGAACCGAGTGAGGCGGCGCCGGGGTCCGCGAGGAAAACCATCGGCAGCCACCACGCCTCGTCCAGCAGGTCGGTCTTGGCGCCCAGGTTCATCGCAGTCTGCAGCACCTCCCCTGTGTCGCCGGCGTTTGCTATCGACCAGCTCCCGTCGTTGGGCTGGTCACCGCTGTACCGGCGACGCATATCGGCGTTACGGCTGAAGCCGCCCGCCGCAAGCAGAACTCCTTTGCGCGCCTGCACATTCACCGGCGAGCCGTTGTGGGTGATCCGGGCACCCGCCACCCGGCCGTTCTCGACGATGAGGTCCTCCATCGCGGCGTTCGTCCACACCGGCGGTTCGCCCGTTGCATCGATCAGCACCTCGAGGATCTGGCCGATCATGGACGCACCGTTGGTCATCAGGTCGCGTCGCCGGAGCTTGGCGAGGTGGGTCCGCAGGAACACCCGCATCGCCACGGCGAACGCGCGCGGCGACCGGTTGAAGTACTGCACCGAGCGCAGCTCGTTGGTCTTGACCACGAACCCGTAGTTCTTGGCCATCGAGGGTTGGACTTTGTCGCTCCACACACCGAGCGCAGCCGAGTCCCATGGAATTCCCTCTACGGATCTGCCTGCCGAGTTGCCGCCCTTGTGGTCCGGGTAGTAGTCGCTCCAGCCCGGGCAGCGAACCATCCGAACACCTTCACGCAGCAGGAAGTCGATCATCTGGTAGCCGGCGGTGAGGAAGGTCTCGCGCCGGGCGGGCGACGATGCCTCACCGATGTCACCGACGACGGCGTCGAAGTAGGCCAGCCCGTCCTCGTGTGAATCCGCAATGCCGTCAGCGCGCATCAGCGGGTTGTCCGGTAGCCACACCATGCCGCCCGACATTCCGGTGGAACCGCCTAGCAGGTCCTGCTTTTCGACAACCAGCGGCTCGATTCCGGCGTCGACGGCGGCCAGCGCGGCGACCATTCCGCCGCCGCCGCTGCCCGCGATCAGCAGGTCGACAGATTTGTCCCAGTTCATGAGGCGGGAACCGTCTCGGTAAGACCGAGGTCGGCGACGGGTACGTCGATGGTCGTGTTCGTCTTCTGAATCGCAGGCACCAGCCGCTCATACGGCAGACCGGCGAGAAAGCCGTCGATGACCCGCTCGTAATTGGAGATCAGCCCTTCGATGCGGTCGGAAAGCCGCATGTATTCGAAGCCCTTGGCGTGCAGCCCTTTCTGCTGCTTGGGCAGATTCGAGAAGTCCTGCGCAGGAATCATCGGCCAACTCGGGTCATCAGGTGCCAGCGGCTCCGGCGCGGTCGGCTTACCTTGCGATTGGTCGTTCGGGTAGCGGGTCAGTGACCACACCTCGAACAACGTCTGCTCGGGCCCGAGCGGGCGGATCCGGTAGGAGGACGCGCTGCTGTACTGGGGCAGAAGGAAGTAGTGCGGGAAGCAGAAGCCGATGGGCTCGAGCACACCGCGCCGCTCGAGGTCGTTGAGGTCGGGAAAGTCGCAGCCTCGCGCACGGTGCCACGTGGTGACGGCATCGTTGACCGCGCACCGCCAGATTCCCATCGCCTCGGTCGGATCGTTCGGCAGCGACATGTTCTGCAGCCCCTCGGCGATGCGCACATCGTTCTCGTGGGTCATGCCGGCCATTCCGGAGCCGAGGGTCCGCATGAAGTACAGGCTCGTCTCGATCAGCGGGTGCACCCCCGAAGCTTCCGGGTGGTGCGACGAGGGAAGCAGTTGCGGATGAGTCTGGGGCACGTGGTAGCCCTCCATGAACGCCGCCGTCGCCAGCTTCCAGTTCACCGGCAGCAGGCAGGATTTCCACCACTCCACGCGCAGGGCCGAGACTTTCCATTCGTCGTGTTTGGAGGCGAAGGGTTCGACGCAGTCGCGCAGCGGCGGAGCATCGTCATCGAGGTTGATCCATGCGCAGCCGCCCCACAGCTCGCATCGCACCGAAGCAAGCGCGAGATCCTCCGCACCCAAATTGCTTTCGTCGAACTCCTCGGACCGCAGGACGAATGTGCTCCTACCGTCGAGGCCCCAGCACCATCCGTGGAACGGGCACACCAGATTACGCCGAGACCCGCTGCCTTCCACCAGTTTCATGCCGCGGTGGCGACAGGAGTTGTAATAGGCGCGCACAGTGGATGCGTCGACCCGGACCACGACGACCGACTGATCGAGAATCTCGTACTCGACGAAGTCGCCGGGTTTCGGGATCTCCTCCAACCGGCATGCCATCTGCCAGACGCGGGGCCAGAAGAGCTCTGACTCCAGCGCATAGAACTCCGGGTCGTAGTAGCGCTGCTTCGGGATCCTGTCCACGGACTGAACCGCCCACGGCACCGGAAGTGGCGTCCAGTCCGTCTTGGCCAATCTGCTCACCCCTCATCGGCAGTCCGGCCTCTAAAATAGCAAAAATAGCGAGACGGGCGAAGGGGGGCGGCATCCAGGCATGCTCGGGGTGCCGGTCACGTGGTGACTAGTTGAGGCCGTAGAAGCGTTGCGCGTTCAGCCCGCCGATCTTCGCGCGCGTGTCCTCGGTGATGTCGGGTCGCGTTCGCAGATGCTTCGTGCTCTCCGGCCATTCGCCGTCCCAGTGCGGATAGTCGCTGGCGAACATGATGAAGTCGTCGCCAAGGACGTCGATGACGCCCGGGAGAATGGGTTCCTCGGGCTCGCACGTCGCCCAGATGTTGCCCGCCTCCAGATACTCCTGCGGATCGCGTTGCCAGCCGCCTTCGATCCAGTCGCCACGCTTCTCGAAGTGCTCATGCAGCCGGTCGATGAAGAACGGCACCCAGCCCACACCCGCTTCGAGGAACGCCACCCGGAGTTCGGGGTGGCGATCGAAAACACCCCCTGATACCAGTGCGGTCATCGCCGTCATCTGGTCGAACGGAAAGCTGATGCAGTGCACCTGAATGTAGTTGGTAAACCGGTCGACGCCGATTTTCGGTAGATGCACGCCCGGTGCGCCGTGGATCCCGAGCGGCATTTCCAGTTCGACCGCCGCCGCATAAAACGGGTCGAGGTCAGGATGGTCGAGGTTGCGCATTCTCAGTGCGGGTGGGACGTGGGTGGCGACCAGCCCGAGATCCTTGGCCTCACGCATGATGTCGACAGCCACTTCGCCGTGCTCGATCGGGGTGACGGCTATACCGTGCAGACGGCCGCCCGATGATCCGCAGTAGTCCGCGATCCACTCGTTGTAGAGCCGCGCGAAGCCCGCGGCGAACTCGGGGTCTTCGAGCGTCGGCGTGCAGAGCCCGAGGCTTGGATAGAGCACCATCGTGTCGATCTGGTCGCGGTCGGCGTCGCCAAGGACACCCTCGGCCGACCGGCAGTTGATGCCCTCCGCAGCGGAGATGCCGTGTTGTGTCGGGCAGCCCGCGCCGGGCCCGCTGGATTCCGGATAGTTGCGGCCCTCGATCACCAGGCCGGGCGAGTCGGTCCGCACGACTATGTGGTTCGGCCAGCGCCGCAAAGCCTCGAGCGCCAACGATGCCCCTTCGGCGACGTGTCCGTCAGCGTCGATGATCCGCATCTTTGTAAAGATACGACCCGGGCGGTTACCGCTAGCCTTTTCGCTCGTGATCGTGTTGCTGCCGCCGTCGGAGACCAAGCGAGCCGGAGGCGAGGGGCCGCCGCTGAGGCTTGACACTCTGAGTTTCGCCGAGCTGAATCCGGTCCGCGCCGCGCTCGTCGACTAATTGGTCGCCCTGGCCGGCGATCCCCCGGCATGCAGGCGCGCGCTCGGGATCTCGGCGTCGCAGGATCACGAGATCGAGCGCAACACGGCCCTCAACGACGCGCCGACGCTGCCGGCGATCAACCGGTATACGGGAGTGCTGTACGACGCGCTCGACGTCGAATCTCTCACTTACACAGCATATTCTCGTGCCCGCGCGCGACTGGCGGTGGGATCGGCACTGTTCGGGCTGCTGCGCGCCGACGACCCCATCCCCGCCTACCGACTTTCGGCGTCGTCGAAGCTGCCAGGCAGGGGAACGCTCGCCGCGCGCTGGCGCCCCGGCCTCGAGGCGGTGCTGGCCGATATCGCCGAGGAACTCGTCGTAGATCTGCGGTCGGGTTCCTACGCGGCTTTGGGCAGGCTGCCCGCCGCGGTGGACGTGGACGTCGTCTCCGAGAACGCCGACGGTGAGCGCACAGTGGTCAGCCACTTCAACAAGGCGCACAAGGGCAGGCTCGCGCGGGCGCTCGTCACCAGCAGGGCTGAACCCGACAGCGCGGCGAAGGTCGCAGCGGTCGCTCGCAAAGCGGGCATGCGGGTCGAGCGCGACGGCAACGCGCTGACCGTCGTCATCGACGCCTAGCCGATCACGTGGTGTTGGCGAGCTGCTTCTGCGCGTAAAGCCGCGCCCACTCCTTGCGGGGCCGGATCGAGACGTCGACGTCGGCAGCCTTGGCGCGCAGCGCGCCCGTCGTCGCCTGCTCCTTCGGGGTCAGCTTGAACGGATCCCAACCGAAGAACCGGCACGAGTTCTGCCAGGTGATCTTGTTGATGTCGGTGTCGTCGGCACCCGCGGCGGTCAACTCGGCCAGCACCTGTTCGGGCGCATCGGGCCAGAAGCAGTCGGAGTGCGGATAGTCGCACTCCCACGCGATGATGTCGATGCCGATCTCATGGCGCAGCTTCAACGACGTCTTGTCGGTGACATAGCAGGCCAGCGAGTGCTCGCGGAACACGTCGCTCGGCAGCTTGTCGCCGAAGTCTCGCCGCAACCACTTCTGGTTCGTGTAATGCCGGTCGCTGCGGTCGAGGTAGAACGGAATCCAGCCGATGCCCCCCTCGGAGAACGCGAACTTCAGATCCGGATAGTTGCGCATCGCCGGTCCCCACAGCAGATCCTGTGCGCACATCGCCGACACCTGGGTGGCGAGGATGATCAGGTTGTCGATCGGTGCGTTGGGCGCCATGCTGATCGCCCCGAAGCCGGTGCCGATGTGCAGGCACATCACCACGTTCTCCTCGGACAGGGTACGAAACACCGGTCCCCAGTATTCGTCGTCGTGATAGCTGGGAAGGCCTTCCAGGTGAGGCAGTTCCGGCATCGTGACGGCACGGCAGCCCTTGGCGGCGACGCGGCGGATCTCGGTGCACATCGCCTCGGGGTTCCATGTCGGCAGCACCGCGATCGGGATGAATCGGTCGGGGTAGCTGCCCGCCCACTCGTCGATGTGCCAGTCGTTGTAGGCCGACACCATCACCAGCGTGACGTCCTCGCGGTGCATGTTGAGATGACGCGCGGAGAATCCGGTGAACGTCGGGAAGCACATCGACGCGAGGATGCCGTTGCGGTTCATGTCGCGGACACGCTCGTGGACGTCGTAGACGCCCGGCCGCATCTCGGCGAAGCCGGCGGGGTCGCGGCCCCACTCCTCTGCCGGCCATGACACCACGGCGTTGAGGCCGCTGACGCCCTGTGGCCTGCCCTGATACATCCACTGGTCGACGCCCTTGTCGTCGGTAACGACGATCGGCGCCTCTGCTTTGTACTTGGCAGGCACATGGTTGAGGAACATGTCGGGCGGTTCGACGACGTGGTCGTCGATGCTCACCAGGATCAGGTCATCGGTCCGCATAACCTAGTAGTACCGTCTACGGGCATGACCGGCTCTGCGCTTTCGGACAGAGATTTGCCCGGAACGGCCAACAGCGATCTGGGCACCGTAACGGCCAACCGCCCCGGACGGGTCATCGAGCTGCGTCGCGGGGGGCGGGCGCTCGGCGGAAGCTACCTGTATCAGGGCGAAGGCCTGATCACCGGCTGGCATTCGCACGAAGTGCACCAGATCGAGTACGCGATCGGCGGTGTCGTCGAGGTCGAGACCGCCTCGGCGCACTACCTCCTGCCACCCCAGCAGGCGGCCTGGATCCCCGCCGGGCTCGAACACCAGGCGACGATGTCTCCCGATGTGCGGACCATCGCGGTGATGTTCGACGGTCAGATGATCCCGACCGGCCGCGACCGCGCCCGAATACTCGCGGTCTCGCCGCTCATCCGCGAGATGATGATCTATGCGCTGCGCTGGCCGATCGATCGCCCACACGGTGACGACATCTCCGACGCCTTCTTCCGGACCCTTGCCGACCTGGTGACCGAGGCGCTGGACCATGAAGCGCCGCTGAGCCTTCCGACGTCCGAGCATCCCATCGTCGCCGCGGCGATGAACTACACCAAGAAGCACCTGCAGTCGGCGACAGCGGATCAGGTGAGCCGCGCGGTCGCGGTGTCCGAACGCACTCTCCGCCGCCTCTTCCACGATCAACTCGGGCTCTCATGGCGCACCTACCTGCTGCACGCCCGCATGCTGCGCGCGATGGCACTCCTGGCCTCACCAGGGCAGGCGGTGCAGGAGACGTCGACTGCGGTCGGTTTCGACAGCCTGAGCTCGTTCACCCGCGCGTTCACCCAGTTCAGCGGTGAGACGCCGTCGACATACCGGAAACGGATTGTCGGCGAGCGGGTTTGACGACTACTCGGGGCGACGGAACAACCCTTCGCGCAGCAGCATGGTGACCGAAGCATGCCACCGTTGCAATTGAGCGGGACTGGTCAGCGGCTCGGGCAGATTGCGTTCGATGTGGCCGCGCAGGATGAAAGTGCCGAGAGCCAGCACGAGTGAGTTGACCGCAGCCCACGTCAGATCGAGATCTGGTCGGGTCTCGCCGCGTTCGCCGCGTTGATTCCAGCGAGCGGTGCCGGAATTCAGCAGGGCGTCGAAGATCGTGTAGCCGACTGGTCGGCCGTCGATCAACGCACGTCCGACATAGTCGACGATGTCCGGCAGCTCGGAGATCATCCGGGTCACTCGATCGCCGATTTCGGCGACAGAGTCCGATGTGCTGGCCGGTATCTCCTGTGTGATCTGGGTTATCACCACGGTGAGGACGTAGTCGTCCACCGCCTTGATCAAACCCTCTTTCGTGGCGAAATGGTGTTGCACCAAACCAAGTGACACACCGGCTGCCGACGCAACCGCGCGCAGGGATGTGTTGGTGAAGCCATGTGTCGCGAAGCTCTTCATCGCCGCATTGCGGATTCGTTCTGCGGGAGAGGTACCCGGGCGGACGCGCTGGGCGTCCGGAAGCACGGTCACGGTCCCTCATTCTCGGTGGTCACAGGCCCA is a genomic window of Mycobacterium sp. ITM-2016-00318 containing:
- a CDS encoding TetR/AcrR family transcriptional regulator, which encodes MTVLPDAQRVRPGTSPAERIRNAAMKSFATHGFTNTSLRAVASAAGVSLGLVQHHFATKEGLIKAVDDYVLTVVITQITQEIPASTSDSVAEIGDRVTRMISELPDIVDYVGRALIDGRPVGYTIFDALLNSGTARWNQRGERGETRPDLDLTWAAVNSLVLALGTFILRGHIERNLPEPLTSPAQLQRWHASVTMLLREGLFRRPE
- a CDS encoding helix-turn-helix transcriptional regulator — translated: MTGSALSDRDLPGTANSDLGTVTANRPGRVIELRRGGRALGGSYLYQGEGLITGWHSHEVHQIEYAIGGVVEVETASAHYLLPPQQAAWIPAGLEHQATMSPDVRTIAVMFDGQMIPTGRDRARILAVSPLIREMMIYALRWPIDRPHGDDISDAFFRTLADLVTEALDHEAPLSLPTSEHPIVAAAMNYTKKHLQSATADQVSRAVAVSERTLRRLFHDQLGLSWRTYLLHARMLRAMALLASPGQAVQETSTAVGFDSLSSFTRAFTQFSGETPSTYRKRIVGERV
- a CDS encoding amidohydrolase family protein encodes the protein MRIIDADGHVAEGASLALEALRRWPNHIVVRTDSPGLVIEGRNYPESSGPGAGCPTQHGISAAEGINCRSAEGVLGDADRDQIDTMVLYPSLGLCTPTLEDPEFAAGFARLYNEWIADYCGSSGGRLHGIAVTPIEHGEVAVDIMREAKDLGLVATHVPPALRMRNLDHPDLDPFYAAAVELEMPLGIHGAPGVHLPKIGVDRFTNYIQVHCISFPFDQMTAMTALVSGGVFDRHPELRVAFLEAGVGWVPFFIDRLHEHFEKRGDWIEGGWQRDPQEYLEAGNIWATCEPEEPILPGVIDVLGDDFIMFASDYPHWDGEWPESTKHLRTRPDITEDTRAKIGGLNAQRFYGLN
- a CDS encoding Rieske 2Fe-2S domain-containing protein, which translates into the protein MAKTDWTPLPVPWAVQSVDRIPKQRYYDPEFYALESELFWPRVWQMACRLEEIPKPGDFVEYEILDQSVVVVRVDASTVRAYYNSCRHRGMKLVEGSGSRRNLVCPFHGWCWGLDGRSTFVLRSEEFDESNLGAEDLALASVRCELWGGCAWINLDDDAPPLRDCVEPFASKHDEWKVSALRVEWWKSCLLPVNWKLATAAFMEGYHVPQTHPQLLPSSHHPEASGVHPLIETSLYFMRTLGSGMAGMTHENDVRIAEGLQNMSLPNDPTEAMGIWRCAVNDAVTTWHRARGCDFPDLNDLERRGVLEPIGFCFPHYFLLPQYSSASSYRIRPLGPEQTLFEVWSLTRYPNDQSQGKPTAPEPLAPDDPSWPMIPAQDFSNLPKQQKGLHAKGFEYMRLSDRIEGLISNYERVIDGFLAGLPYERLVPAIQKTNTTIDVPVADLGLTETVPAS
- a CDS encoding enoyl-CoA hydratase/isomerase family protein; the encoded protein is MTLERRELESVIYEREPPIARIILNRPDKANTKDASLVQEVDACLREADRDKGIKVVILKANGKGFCGGHVARWGPDENPYPDFGDTFEDLYKGTADLFLWPTLYLWEFPKPTISQIHGYCMGGGIYLGLLTDFCVASEDAYFQMPLAQSLGEPGGHTMIEPWLLMNWHRTMDWLLLAPTLSAQEALEWGLLNKVVPRDELEDTVEEMARKVSQIPLTTLMAVKSNVKRAYELMGMRVHLQMSHVMTNMVGAASDVQERRAELIQSGLKPKDFIEREQET
- a CDS encoding FAD-binding protein; translated protein: MNWDKSVDLLIAGSGGGGMVAALAAVDAGIEPLVVEKQDLLGGSTGMSGGMVWLPDNPLMRADGIADSHEDGLAYFDAVVGDIGEASSPARRETFLTAGYQMIDFLLREGVRMVRCPGWSDYYPDHKGGNSAGRSVEGIPWDSAALGVWSDKVQPSMAKNYGFVVKTNELRSVQYFNRSPRAFAVAMRVFLRTHLAKLRRRDLMTNGASMIGQILEVLIDATGEPPVWTNAAMEDLIVENGRVAGARITHNGSPVNVQARKGVLLAAGGFSRNADMRRRYSGDQPNDGSWSIANAGDTGEVLQTAMNLGAKTDLLDEAWWLPMVFLADPGAASLGSGRQRPGAIYVDGSGKRFCNESNSYVEVGKAMYANKAVPCWQVFDEGYVSRYVSGANPLKKRTLSPALIEQGAVKRAETVADLARQIDVSPDALEETVKRFNEFALQGQDPDFGRGQSAYNHCLGDPGFKPNAAVGPLDKAPYYATRVFPADVGTCGGLITNEHAQVLNERDEVIDGLYATGNITATVMGRNYLGAGGSIANTMVFGYVAALHAAAR
- a CDS encoding CaiB/BaiF CoA-transferase family protein; this translates as MSQVLSGVRVVELASWTYVPSAGAALADWGADVIKVEDVNAGDPGRALVIGGFTRQNARADVDFILEIGNRGKRSVGIDIKTDTGRELFGRLLATADVFLTNWRPGALERARLTVDDIRSFNPNIIIARGTGAGVRGPDREKGGFDAATYLSRGGVSYTMTPFGTETPAVQGPGFGDLQGGITLAGGVCAALFRRERTGEPSVVDSSLLAQAMWTIAPSISVADLFGIDGIPGAPPGLAINPLVNRYKTRDGRWLQMVFLQPDRFWAGFCERIGLPELATDERFVPSSNLIANAEEACKLVGERLASEDLDYWREALADEPGVWAALATPKETLNDPQVIPNGYVIPNVDDHGVEYQIVAAPVQFDETPPRAARAPEHGQHTEEILLELDLDWDDISAAKDSGAIL
- a CDS encoding amidohydrolase family protein, whose translation is MRTDDLILVSIDDHVVEPPDMFLNHVPAKYKAEAPIVVTDDKGVDQWMYQGRPQGVSGLNAVVSWPAEEWGRDPAGFAEMRPGVYDVHERVRDMNRNGILASMCFPTFTGFSARHLNMHREDVTLVMVSAYNDWHIDEWAGSYPDRFIPIAVLPTWNPEAMCTEIRRVAAKGCRAVTMPELPHLEGLPSYHDDEYWGPVFRTLSEENVVMCLHIGTGFGAISMAPNAPIDNLIILATQVSAMCAQDLLWGPAMRNYPDLKFAFSEGGIGWIPFYLDRSDRHYTNQKWLRRDFGDKLPSDVFREHSLACYVTDKTSLKLRHEIGIDIIAWECDYPHSDCFWPDAPEQVLAELTAAGADDTDINKITWQNSCRFFGWDPFKLTPKEQATTGALRAKAADVDVSIRPRKEWARLYAQKQLANTT
- a CDS encoding acyl-CoA dehydrogenase family protein; this encodes MNLELTDEQLALRDTVRQYLAEKASVPGHVRPMLDDPTGSTDDVWHGLARLGATGVLVPHEHGGAGMTMVDAGVVAEELGAALYPGPWLSSAVAATRALTRTGAGGELLAGIADGTVVATVGGVTGSRPSADRRTLHGELTAVPDVAAATVLLVFADGADGPALYSVDPASRGVTVSARAHVDPTRKLFDVTLDGVAARRLADAPADAVEALVDDILIALAADAVGVANAVMQLAVDYAKVRKQFDQPIGSFQAVQHLCVDMYESVELARSGVIHALWAADCAEPAERHLAAIRAKAFAGRLAAVGDTAIQVFGGIGFTWEHDAHLYLKRLLGWSALFGPPDRYLEEVGAILASQLDRKVLL